Genomic window (Geotrypetes seraphini chromosome 6, aGeoSer1.1, whole genome shotgun sequence):
TTCATATGTAAATTAAGTGGAAATTAATGATacattttatcacacttattgtatgtttgaaaatgaataaagaatttaatatTTAAACCGCCAGTAATAGATCTTTCTGGATAGTTTTCCTTTATTTCCTGTCTTTTCAAACGTCTTGCCTCAGTTCTCTTAGATAATTTCCTTTATAATGAGGTTTAATAGAGTTACTTAAAGTACAAATTGATTGGTTTTccttataatttattttattgtaactctaTTTCTTTGTCAAGATATATGCTTGTAAAAgttgaaaatttgaataaataaaaatatttttaaaaaaaggatataaaaaaaTATGTCAACTTGCAACACATCATTGTAAATTCAATTATATTTTACGCAATTGATTTTGAAATTAATGATGAGACCCTTATTCTAAAGGTGTCCTTCAAACCAAAATACATATACAGAAGTTTGGGCAGGATCAACAATTATATCCTTTAGATACAAACAATGGATTAAACATGAAAGTGAAAATTTTGAGTAAGTTTACCTTTTGTTTGGAATTTTACTTCAAATACTCAAATTGATCACTATTGCTAAGATGGTAACATTATAGTTCTCATCCCCCAAAACATATAAGTAGACCAAATAGTTGGAATATGAGAAGATAAATGGTACCTCACGTGAAGATGATGAGATATTAAGCAAGGGAATATTAACCAGAAAGCAATATCTTGAAGAGAGGCATGAGAACAGTATCCAGAAGGGAATAAGGTCAAGAAGGCAAGTAGGAagaggattaaggcccaaattctataaccagcgcctaaagttaggcacctattccggaggcgcccaactagatagacgcctatctaaattgaataacaagctcaattaagctttgtaataagcactgattgaaacataggcacctaCCAAGAAcagcgcaattctgtaacaaggcgcctctaaaaatttaggtggccttcaaaaaaataggcgcttcgcatgttaggtgtgggtgtggctacatgataggcgccttgttgcagaattgctgctcttaagcatgcttaagtgctcagctaggcgcctaactttaagttgtgcctagagctggcctatttcttgggtgcctccaaaataggttccgctcagtgtgattcattaaacagcacccaattttacttgaacagtgcctaattaggcgcctaacttttgggcgcttcttatacaatttgcccttaagtgctcAGTCtgtagaagagagagatgttagagtTCAAAGATTTGAAAAAGAGTCAAGTATGAATGtgaaaaaaggaggaagaaagaacAAAGAGAGAATAAAAGGAGCAGTAGATGATAAGAATGAGGCAAGAACAAAAAACTATGGTGGCAGCCAGAAAAAGACTACTCTTTCTTCTATAGCTGTCCCAAAAGCTGTTGCCTTAAGTTTCCATGACTCACTTTCAAATAAATATATTCAATATTTATGTGACTATTTTAATACTGctgcaaaacctccccaaccccaagaaaaccaactggcaagggggagagacaagaagaaacctcaatccattttctgccttactttccaagccacgccggaggaatcaccagtctcattacagtccagttgttcctgaggaagggggtgtgcacccccgaaacggagtcccgttggacggatgatgtcacacatcggCTGGCTGTTTTACAGTTTAAAGAAGCTAAGTATTTCCACTTATTGACTGGCTTGGTtctgatttggacagatttggacactttccttccttgtttggcccccctggcaaggagtagagacaagaacttcttaacctcatagtgtgtttttttgatttctagaatcttttttcacacgtagcactttttgggggtgcacttgatttattctcacttacaggaagaacccggggatgtttcacagtttacactctttctgagtgtcagccggtgacagcctttcccttagtgggtggctgtgttactgagggttctcctgtttcacactatgtgtaatttgctgattaacttagattgaggtttcttcttgtctctcccccttgccagttggttttcttggggttggggaggttttgcagCAGTTATATATTTTTCCTCCCTATACATTTTTGGGTTCTATTTTTGTGTTCTTTAGACTATTTTAATACTAGCATTTTATGTTAAGAAGTTTACAAATTAATTAATCCATTAGTTGTACAGGAGTTTTAATCCATGAATTGGGTGATCATTGAGTGTTGAGAAAATGACTGAAAGTTTCCATTTGACCTTCTCCTCAACATGAACATTTTGTTAAGACCCACTCTGCATGGTTCTTCTTTAGACATATTGGTTTCCCTCATACTTGTAGCAGCACAGGAAGTAGATAGTtacaatttatttttataatgaACAAAACAGTAATAGCAGCATTTTAATCCATGTGCCCAGTTCATCTCTCCGATGACAAATAGGCTTCAGTCTTTTCTTGAACAATAAAGCAAAGCAAGTCCCCAGATTTCAATCAACTTTCTCTTCCCAATATTCAGTAATCTAGAAGCCTGGCTCTCATAGTAACAGACATTGCGATTTAGTTTATCATGTTACAAATAACAGAGGCCTGCAAAAGATAATATACAGCATTGCAGattattcaatttaattttgGTTATCAGATGAAGATCGACAGCGGCGAGTTATTAACTGCATTTCATGAGGAACGCATTCCCTAAGGATGATAGCCTTACATCTGTAGAACTGTTTCAGATATTACAGTACTTTTGACCTGCTGAGTTATCTTTTCTCTGTATCTCTTAATTACTCCATGTGGCCGAAGGGTAAAAGTGGTCATGGAGGCACGGGAGAAAAAATTGAGAACTAGACACTctctttaaataatttattgtaTGCTGTATGATTTTCTGTTGCCAAGACATTTTTCAGACAATGCCAAAAATAAGGCTGGGACTTTGGATTACTAGGCCAGTCTAATACAGAACTACTACACAGTCTTTTTCTCAATTTAAGGTACCTAGACTGTAGCAAATGTTTTTCTAGAAATATTAGTATAATCACATCAATCTTTTCATCCAGAAGGCGCTGATGTGCTAGGTAGAAAGCCATCTTGAAATTTCCACTCATTATGTATCTTTTTGTTAGTATGAATACTGTTTTATTGCTTAGTTGTATGCTTTCTGACAGGTTCTCCAAAACTGCATGGCCTGGTATCCAGTCCCTGTCTTCAAGACACAAGTTAAACTTTTTATCATCTTTATCTTCTAGTTCTGCAACCAGTTCATTCAAAACCCAATCACTGGTATCTTGATCTTTAGAATCATAGGCAATGAAAGCATCATAACAGATCGATGAGGAAGACAAACGCCTATATCCTTTGAATTTAGCAATACAGAAGTAGTAAATGTACCACACATCCCAAAAAAAGAGATGGCTTGCAACCGTGACCACCACCAAACAAAGGATAATTGATGTTGACAGAGAGTATAGAATCACATGCAAGGAATCTAGTTCACAAGTATACATATCTAAGAAGACCACGCTTTGACCTTTATGTACTCCTGGGCCTGCACAGGTTACATCAGTGGCCAAGTTAGGAATAGTGACTGTTGTGTGGTTAATCCACCAGACAAACCACACGGCATCACAATTACACAAGAATGGGTTGCCCTCCAAAAACAATTTACTTAGATGGTTGAGCACATTCTCAGGAAAACTAGATTCCTTGATTATTTTGATTCTGTTTGAACGAAGGTCCAAGTATCTTAGCTGGAAAGCATCCCTGAGAAAATGCTTTGTCAACTGTTGGATTTGGTTGTTTCTCAAGAATAAGCTGTGCAAGGTTGTAGTACAGTTGGACAGTTCACGGGGAACTGTATGGAGAGTGTTATAACTGAGATCCAGAATTTTCAGATGTGTCAAAAGGGGAAGCTTTCCCCAGTTAAAACTATTTAGCTTATTATTGGACAGGTTAAGGTCTTCCAAATTGGGAGGCATACCTTCAAAAACATCTGGAGGTATAAAGCCCAGGGAATTGTCAGAAATATCTAGTGTCCTCAGATTAATAAGCTtcttgaaaacccccaaatatctTGTATCACCATCTTTCCATAAAATATCTAGGCGGTTGCCTTTGAATTCCAATGTACGAAGTGTCTGACTTTCCATTACTGTGTTGGTGCAGGTAGAAATTTCATTTGAGTTCATCATTAGTTTCTTCAGAGCTGGTAAGTTCTTAGTGAAATTGAGCATGTGAGTAACACCTTCAGCTAAAAAATAGTACTTGTTGCTACTAAggtccaatacttccagatgctTCAGTTCTTCAAATGCAGTTGAATACAGCAAATCaattcggttgttggaaaaatctaAGTATTTCAAGTTGGTCAGGTGATGAAATTCGCTGCCATTTAAAGATTGGCTAATGGCATTTCCTGACAAGTTAAGGCATTTCAGAAAAGCGAGGTCCTTGAAGTCTACAGAGTTTACAAAAAATATGTTATTTCTGCTAAGGTCCAAGGTTTTCCCATAGTCAAGACAATCCTTATTGATAAATGGTTGGAAGGTAACAACTTCTCTATGTTTAGAATTACACCTGTGAGCATTTTGATCATATTGGAAATAATGCATCTCTTCAAGCATTCTATTATTGTACATGTCTGCCGAAGCTCTGGTTACAGAACAGGAACTATAGGAGAGTTCGCTGGGTGAAGGTGATATTTTGTTAATAGAAAGATCTATTAGTTTCAGAGCAGGGAAGTTGCTGAACACACTGAGGTCGGCAATCTTGATAAAGTTGGTACCAAGATCTAAAATTCTAAGTTTTTTGAGACCGAACAAAGGCTTAAGATAATCTTTATTCAGTTCTTTGAAAATATACCCTTTGATCCTAAAGGTTTCCAAGGAAGACAATTTTGAAAATGTGTTTCCAAGTTTCAGGAACTGTGGGTATCTTTGCAGTGCATAATTAAAGGACAAATCCAGTTCTACAAGATTGAGGATGTATTTCAAAAAACTGGCCTCCCCAATCACTTCAGCCAGAAAATTTTGAGACAGGTCTAGTACCTGCAggtttgttgtatttttaaaccAATCATCTTGGATACTTGTAAGTGAATTGCTGTGAAGTCTTagagtttttaattttgttaatgAGTCAAAGGCATGGGGATGAATTTGAATCTCTACATTGTGTGGACATGGAGTACAAGGATAAGGAGCATTGTAGCAGCGGGGACAGTTGCCACTTAGGTCAAGAATTTCCAGGTTGTGAAGGTTCTGGAAATCATTGCGTTTAATGTTCTGAATCATATTATTATATAGGTACAATTCCCTTAAACTGGATGATAAATTAGTAGGAACATCGGTTAGGTTATTGTCTTTCAGTGACAATATGGTTAAATTGTTTAGATCCTGGAAGGCTGCTGTCTGAATATGAAATGAAACATTGCAAGGGTTTCGATGATAGCAGTTCTGCCCAAGATACAAAAACTCAATGCTTGCAAGCTCTGAGAGATTCTGCTTGGTAATGGAAAATATGTTGTTTGCTTCGAGACTAAGGAGAAGTAAATTAGGGGGAAGACCGCGAGGTATTTCTAAGAGCTGATTTCCATCTAAATACAATGACTTCAACTTGGCAAGTGAAGCAAAGCTGTTGTCCTGGATGACTGGGCGCCTGGTGCACACACGGTCCTTTGGTCCCAGCCTAACAGGCACACAATTGCATCTAAAATCAATCTCTAGTAGCTTCTCAAGCTGGAAGAAAGAGGTGGGTGTAATGGTTGATATATGATTAATGGTTAAAGTTAGGTTGGTAGTATTGGATGGAATGCCAGCTGGGACTTTTATCAGGCGCCGATCACTGCAGTCTACTGTTACGGCAGCTGTTTCTGCATATTCATTCACATCACATGGAAGACTTTTAGGATACCAGATGGCGAGGAGCGTCCTTGAAAACAGGAagtgcagaaagaggaagaggaaCAGTCGTGATGAGAACATATATAATGCCtacaagagagaaagaaagaaaaagtgatTTTTAAATTATATACATACAAGTTAGGTAATTTAGGATAAGTATCATCACATACAATAAGCTATTTAAATAACACAAACACTATGGAGCAATTGAGGTGATACAGaagacagatttttaaaaaataggcacAGTGAGCCATTATTCAAAGCTacaagaggctgctgaaaagttcttaccCAACCATCAAAGTTGGAATAGTCTCAATCTTGGGTTATACATGTAGGTCcgtattctgtataggacacctggtctcagcagccgcctaagctgcttatgagaattgcacatgggtgTCTTATATAGAATCATCTAAccacccagattctctaaccagtgtccatGACACAGACGCATTTAGATAATTTTGTTGCAGCTGAgctaatcgcggcaagggaatttacctgccatgatcagtttagtggctgcagcagggtccccgtctctccctctccccacccccttgaagtcagtcagcatgagggatgcccactccctcctgtcggaaccctcgAAGCCCTCCGCCCTgaatgtctgcggcaggaggagtgcccaattcctcctgccacaatgACGAACCCTCCCGACACATACCAAGGCAAGAGGGATGTTCACTCCATCCTGCCGCCACCCCACGCCAGACatcatgtggcaggagggatgcccactccctcctgccactagcCCCATCATCCCCTAAACTCCCCAAACACTCCTCCACTCCACCATTGACACTTCCTGACACCCCAAGATCCCCTGAACACCCTCATGACATCCCCCCAAGATCCCCTTGCCACATTCCAACCCCCTGTACCTTTATCTGATGGCCGGCAAGAGGgatatccactccctcctgccagcaggcccaccactGCAAAATGGCAGCCTTccccttaggtatctggccaatcagagtcttaggccacaccCAGTGTATCTCAGGAAGCACTGGGAAGGCGGTCTAAGACTCTGGTTGACTCAGGTGCCTAGGGCCCCTCCtagaggaggggccttagacatctgagtcaatcagtgccttaggcccttccctggtgtatcccagcatgcactgggaaggggaaggcccaccattttgcagtggcgggcttgccagcaggagggagtgagcaaccATCTTGCCAGCCGTCAGATAAAGGTAGGGGAGGCAtttggggggattgggggtgtTAGGGGGATCTAGAGGGTTACGGGGGCATTTGGGGAGTGTCagtgggtgttggggagtgtcaggggtggagttggggagtgtggggtggagtcagggagtgcTTCGCGGGATGATGGCTTTAAAATTAAAAGACTGCAGGATTGGAAAATTCattcgtaggcatctttaaacaaaaaaacattttaaactactcttgaatttgtccaaactttgttctgctctaataaaaagtgatcttaaggtggccaaacaggttgaaaaggtgacggcgaaaggtagaaggatgctaggttgcatagggagaagtatggctagtaggaaaaaggaggtattgatgcctctgtataagactctggtgagacttcatttagaatattgtgtacaattctggaggccgtaccttcaaaaagatataaaaaggatagagtcagtccagaggaaggctactaaaatggtaagtggtcttcttgataaggcgtatggggacagacttaaagatctcaatatgtatactttggaggaaaggtgggagagaggcagTTTATTTTTCCATTCACTTAGGTTACAGTGTTCCTTTTCTGCTTTTCGTTCTTGTTTTTTTGTGATTGTCTTCCCAGGATCACTTATTTTACATTTTGTCAATATCGGGaggagtgtggcatagtggttagagctacagtttcagcaccctgaggttgtgggttcaaaccccatgatgctccttgtgactcagggcaagtcatttaagcccaaattctgtaaccggcgcctaatgttaggcacctgttTTGAAGGTGCCCAACttaataggcacctatctaaattgaagaagctcaattaagttttttaatcagcaataattgaaacataggcgcttatcaagaaagagcgattctgtaataaGGTGCccctaaaaatttaggcagctttcaaaaaaaataagcgctatgcatgttaggtgtgggcgtggcttcatgttaggcgccttgttacagaattactgctcttaagcgtgcttaagtgtttgcatgggcgcctaagttttagttgtgcctagagctggcctatttattgggcgcctccaaaataggtgccgacgaaaatgataggaggcttgtgccagaagacgtatgaggagagactggaagccctgaatatgtataccctagaggaaaggagagacaggggagatatgattcagacgttcaaatacttgaagggtattaacgtagaacaaaatcttttccagagaaaggaaaatggtaaaaccagaggacataatttgaggttgaggggtggtagattcaggggcaatgttaggaaattctactttatggagagtgTAGTGgatcctggaatgcgctcccgagagaggtggtggagagtaaaactgtgactgagttcaaagaagcgtgggatgaacacagaagatttagaatcagaaaataatattaaatattgaactaggccagttactgggcagacttgtacggtctgtgtctgtgcatggccgtttggaggaggatgggcaggggagggcttcaatggctgggagggtgtagatgggctgtagtaagtcttaacagagatttcggcagttggaacccaagcacagtaccgggtagagctttggattcttgcccagaaatagctaagaagaaaaatttaaaaaaaaaaatttaaattgaatcaggttgggcagactggatggaccattcgggtctttaatctgccgtcatctactatgttactatgattcacTAAAGAGCACCCAATTTTACGTGAATCatgctgaacggtgcctaatacggcgcctaacttttgggcacttcttatagaatttgccctttaatcgtTCACTGCCCTAAGtgcattagatagaatgtgagcccaccaggacatatagggaaaaatgcttgaagaacctgtatgtaaactgctttgagtgtggttgtaaaactacaaaaaaagcaATATACATGTCCCAATCTGACCCCTCTGTCTCTATCCTGAGCTTCTCCCCTCTGTGTTCCTCTCCATTCCCCTGCATCCATCATCCCTCTTTCAGAATCACCCCTTTTAAAACAATGTCTAGCAGTCCTTCTATGCCCCTGTTTCGACGCTCTCTCCCCATCAAGCATTCTTCTCCATGGCTGTCCCACTCCGTACCCAAATTCCTTCAGTATCCCTGttcagggagagagggagacaaagttgggggagggaatgaggtgtggaggagagaaagcatacaggctgatagaagggaagaaagattggatgcacagtcagaagaagaaagtgcaaccagagactcatgaaatcaccagacaaggtaggaaaaatgattttattttaaatttagcaaagtggaggcagtattaccacagttttcaaaggaatttgcccaaataacttaatagttaactgggtaaattcccagagatgaaaacttcccttcacttactatgcacagttctgaatttatatctgctgtctatattttacaatatggtccccttttactaaaccgcaatagtgttttttagcgcagggagcctatgagcgtcaagagcagcgctgggcattcagtgcagctccctgcgctaaaaactgctattgtggtttaataaaaaggatggagggtatatttgtctatttttgtatggttgttactgaggtgacaatgaatagagtcatctgccttgacctctttgaaaaaaaaccagaataggaatgataattaacattttctcagcgtatagtgtgctttgtgttttttaattttattgttggtagatcattttgacttggtcattttaaagtagctcacaagctcaaaaagtttgggcacctctgagcta
Coding sequences:
- the TLR7 gene encoding toll-like receptor 7, translated to MFSSRLFLFLFLHFLFSRTLLAIWYPKSLPCDVNEYAETAAVTVDCSDRRLIKVPAGIPSNTTNLTLTINHISTITPTSFFQLEKLLEIDFRCNCVPVRLGPKDRVCTRRPVIQDNSFASLAKLKSLYLDGNQLLEIPRGLPPNLLLLSLEANNIFSITKQNLSELASIEFLYLGQNCYHRNPCNVSFHIQTAAFQDLNNLTILSLKDNNLTDVPTNLSSSLRELYLYNNMIQNIKRNDFQNLHNLEILDLSGNCPRCYNAPYPCTPCPHNVEIQIHPHAFDSLTKLKTLRLHSNSLTSIQDDWFKNTTNLQVLDLSQNFLAEVIGEASFLKYILNLVELDLSFNYALQRYPQFLKLGNTFSKLSSLETFRIKGYIFKELNKDYLKPLFGLKKLRILDLGTNFIKIADLSVFSNFPALKLIDLSINKISPSPSELSYSSCSVTRASADMYNNRMLEEMHYFQYDQNAHRCNSKHREVVTFQPFINKDCLDYGKTLDLSRNNIFFVNSVDFKDLAFLKCLNLSGNAISQSLNGSEFHHLTNLKYLDFSNNRIDLLYSTAFEELKHLEVLDLSSNKYYFLAEGVTHMLNFTKNLPALKKLMMNSNEISTCTNTVMESQTLRTLEFKGNRLDILWKDGDTRYLGVFKKLINLRTLDISDNSLGFIPPDVFEGMPPNLEDLNLSNNKLNSFNWGKLPLLTHLKILDLSYNTLHTVPRELSNCTTTLHSLFLRNNQIQQLTKHFLRDAFQLRYLDLRSNRIKIIKESSFPENVLNHLSKLFLEGNPFLCNCDAVWFVWWINHTTVTIPNLATDVTCAGPGVHKGQSVVFLDMYTCELDSLHVILYSLSTSIILCLVVVTVASHLFFWDVWYIYYFCIAKFKGYRRLSSSSICYDAFIAYDSKDQDTSDWVLNELVAELEDKDDKKFNLCLEDRDWIPGHAVLENLSESIQLSNKTVFILTKRYIMSGNFKMAFYLAHQRLLDEKIDVIILIFLEKHLLQSRYLKLRKRLCSSSVLDWPSNPKSQPYFWHCLKNVLATENHTAYNKLFKESV